In Thermotomaculum hydrothermale, a single genomic region encodes these proteins:
- the lpxA gene encoding acyl-ACP--UDP-N-acetylglucosamine O-acyltransferase, which yields MIHPTAIVGKNVEIGENVEIGPFCVINDNVKIGDGTKLISHVQIDSNTEIGKNNVIYPFCVLGYPPQDLKYHGEETKTVIGDENVIREYTTVHRGTVTGRSETIVGSKNFIMAYSHIAHDCIVGDNNIFVNGATLGGHVTVGNGVYIGAYSGVHQFCRIGDHAFIGGYSVITQDALPFVKTVGNRAKTYDINVIGLERKGFPRETIDALKKSYRILVRRGLKLKEALEEIRREFPHIPEALYFADFIEQSQRGICR from the coding sequence ATGATTCACCCGACCGCAATTGTCGGTAAAAATGTAGAGATAGGGGAAAATGTTGAGATCGGCCCCTTTTGCGTGATCAACGATAATGTAAAAATAGGTGATGGTACAAAGTTGATTTCCCATGTGCAAATTGATTCAAATACTGAAATTGGGAAAAACAATGTTATTTACCCCTTTTGTGTTTTAGGTTACCCTCCACAGGATTTAAAGTACCATGGAGAAGAGACTAAAACTGTAATAGGGGATGAAAATGTTATTCGTGAATACACAACTGTTCACAGAGGCACTGTTACAGGCAGAAGCGAAACAATAGTAGGTTCAAAAAACTTCATAATGGCTTATAGCCATATTGCCCACGACTGTATTGTAGGTGATAACAATATTTTTGTTAACGGTGCAACATTAGGAGGGCATGTTACTGTTGGAAATGGAGTTTATATTGGTGCTTATTCAGGTGTTCACCAGTTTTGCAGAATAGGGGACCATGCTTTTATTGGTGGTTATTCTGTTATTACTCAAGATGCACTTCCTTTTGTTAAAACTGTTGGAAACAGGGCTAAAACTTACGACATAAATGTTATAGGCCTTGAGAGGAAGGGATTTCCAAGGGAAACAATTGATGCATTGAAAAAATCTTATAGAATTCTTGTGAGAAGAGGGCTTAAACTTAAAGAAGCCCTTGAAGAAATTAGAAGGGAATTTCCCCATATTCCTGAGGCTCTTTATTTTGCAGACTTTATTGAGCAAAGCCAGAGAGGTATTTGCAGATAA
- a CDS encoding tRNA dihydrouridine synthase: MSLLKPLKIANLTIDFPAILAPMAGITHSPFRNLILLYQKPGLFFSEMLSSKSVLYEDFSQSIYLRCIDSVRERPIAYQIFASDEESAFLAAKRLNKEEYIDIIDFNLSCPAPEIAKKRKAGAFLLSDLDLAFKILKAVKRGLTKPFTVKVRIGMKEDRELLKDLISMVEEAGADAITVHPRLVKQKLKGKSKWEYIAFVKEIAGIPVIGNGDVKTREDFFRMLEETGCDGVMIGRAAVQKPWIFGEISEKEYEITPDFLINLYQRMLELYKEFFPPEKALGRIKEFTWYFSKNLKFGHHFASKVQSSKSVNEILNFFKDYIKSCF; encoded by the coding sequence ATGAGTTTATTGAAACCGCTTAAAATTGCAAATTTAACGATAGACTTCCCCGCCATACTTGCTCCTATGGCGGGGATTACTCATTCCCCTTTCAGAAATTTAATCCTTTTATATCAAAAACCTGGTTTGTTTTTTTCTGAAATGTTAAGCTCTAAAAGTGTTTTGTACGAAGATTTTTCTCAATCAATATACTTAAGGTGTATTGATAGTGTTAGAGAAAGGCCTATTGCCTATCAGATTTTTGCATCTGATGAAGAATCTGCTTTTCTTGCTGCAAAGAGGCTTAACAAGGAAGAATATATAGACATTATTGATTTTAACCTTTCCTGTCCTGCACCTGAGATTGCTAAAAAGAGAAAGGCTGGAGCTTTTTTGCTTTCCGATTTAGACCTTGCATTTAAAATTTTAAAAGCGGTTAAAAGGGGGTTAACAAAACCTTTTACAGTAAAGGTTAGAATTGGGATGAAAGAGGACAGGGAATTATTAAAAGATTTGATTTCAATGGTTGAAGAGGCGGGGGCAGATGCAATAACTGTTCACCCAAGGCTTGTTAAGCAGAAGTTAAAGGGAAAATCAAAGTGGGAGTATATTGCTTTTGTAAAGGAAATTGCAGGCATTCCTGTTATTGGAAACGGAGATGTTAAAACAAGGGAAGATTTTTTTAGAATGCTTGAAGAAACAGGTTGTGACGGAGTGATGATAGGAAGGGCAGCTGTGCAGAAACCCTGGATTTTCGGGGAAATTTCGGAGAAGGAGTATGAAATTACCCCTGATTTTTTAATAAATCTTTATCAAAGAATGCTTGAATTATACAAAGAATTCTTCCCCCCTGAAAAAGCTTTAGGAAGAATTAAAGAGTTTACCTGGTATTTTTCTAAAAATTTGAAATTTGGCCATCATTTTGCCTCAAAAGTGCAGTCCTCAAAATCTGTTAATGAAATATTAAATTTTTTCAAAGATTACATCAAATCCTGTTTTTAA
- a CDS encoding ArnT family glycosyltransferase: MFSLKRNFKTLLLLILFLAANLLVYTNKMPLYHEEPRRTIIANEMLLRGSYIVPTVCYETYFKKPPLQNWIILFLGKITGKITNFDARLPSVLSFLLTGFFLFFLFDDRKQGFIASLIFLTSYVTLISYANKAEPDILFTSLIFLSYYFWQKSKSLSFFIISSIFMGLAMLTKGISPIFFYPGLVLFYAFKRDNFSKNFLKLVFHFVLSLIFPILWLFLFAEKANLNSLLLVFSNEVSSRMVGSFSFVVLHLITFPLRAFLALFPWSIVFIFIFDKKLTKELKENELFMTSFLIFITSFLIMTVFPGGKGRYFMPAAPFFAITLSFLCPKGYLLKDSIKWFSILFLSAIYFIFSFYVIKHGFVFQGIVLIILGVLLLLFLRFKYYVFDFLVVFSMFLFLFYIHGLYLYRANTKKNYKQIAYRIYTLFPDKRLPVVVDNTLKPEFVSLALNLERITGEFVYSENVIKPNDFYLITSKDKVCKCCKKIFLCNCSSNVPTLYVYHCKKRE, encoded by the coding sequence ATGTTTTCATTGAAAAGGAATTTTAAAACCTTATTGCTTTTAATCCTCTTTTTAGCAGCAAATTTATTGGTTTACACAAATAAAATGCCTCTATACCACGAAGAGCCTCGAAGAACGATAATTGCAAATGAAATGCTGTTAAGGGGAAGTTATATAGTTCCAACCGTTTGTTATGAAACATACTTTAAAAAGCCTCCATTACAAAACTGGATTATCCTTTTTCTCGGGAAAATAACCGGGAAAATAACAAATTTTGATGCAAGGTTACCTTCTGTTCTCTCTTTTCTTTTGACAGGTTTTTTTCTTTTTTTTCTTTTTGATGACAGAAAACAGGGCTTTATTGCTTCACTAATTTTTCTAACAAGCTATGTTACCTTGATTTCGTATGCAAACAAAGCAGAGCCGGATATTCTATTTACCTCATTAATCTTTTTGTCATATTATTTCTGGCAAAAGTCAAAGTCATTAAGTTTTTTTATTATTTCTTCAATCTTTATGGGGCTTGCAATGTTAACAAAAGGAATTTCTCCTATATTTTTCTATCCAGGTTTGGTTTTGTTCTATGCTTTTAAAAGAGATAATTTTAGCAAAAATTTTTTAAAGTTGGTTTTTCACTTTGTTCTTTCTCTAATTTTTCCTATTTTATGGCTATTTTTATTTGCAGAGAAAGCAAATCTAAATTCTCTTCTTTTAGTTTTTTCAAATGAGGTTTCAAGCAGAATGGTTGGTTCTTTTTCATTTGTAGTTTTGCATCTAATAACCTTTCCCTTGAGGGCATTTTTAGCCCTTTTCCCCTGGAGTATAGTGTTTATTTTTATCTTTGACAAAAAGTTGACAAAAGAGTTGAAAGAAAATGAACTTTTTATGACTTCTTTTTTGATTTTTATTACTTCCTTTCTAATTATGACAGTATTTCCAGGGGGAAAGGGAAGATACTTTATGCCAGCCGCACCTTTTTTTGCCATAACTTTATCATTTTTATGCCCTAAAGGGTATCTTTTAAAGGATAGTATTAAGTGGTTTTCAATACTGTTTTTAAGTGCAATTTATTTCATTTTTTCATTTTATGTTATTAAGCATGGGTTTGTTTTCCAGGGAATTGTCCTGATTATTTTAGGTGTTCTGCTTCTATTATTTTTGAGATTTAAGTACTATGTTTTTGATTTCCTCGTTGTTTTTTCAATGTTTCTCTTTCTCTTTTACATCCACGGTTTATATTTGTACAGGGCAAACACAAAAAAGAATTACAAGCAGATTGCTTACCGAATATACACTCTGTTTCCTGATAAGAGATTGCCAGTTGTTGTGGATAACACTTTAAAGCCTGAGTTTGTGTCATTGGCATTGAATTTGGAGAGGATTACAGGGGAGTTTGTATATTCTGAAAATGTAATAAAACCAAATGATTTTTATTTAATAACTTCAAAGGATAAGGTGTGCAAGTGCTGTAAAAAGATATTCCTCTGCAATTGCTCTTCAAATGTGCCCACACTTTATGTTTATCATTGTAAGAAAAGGGAATGA
- a CDS encoding O-acetyl-ADP-ribose deacetylase produces MEVKVNNCTLRLVKGDITKERVDAIVNAANRQLLPGGGVCGAIHRAAGEGLAKECREIGFCDTGEAVITNGYNLPTNYVIHTVGPVYSGREEDAKYLSNCYKNSLKLAVKNNLKSIAFPSISTGIFGYPVREASNVALKTIIDFLKENGKPELVEMVLFSNNDFNVYKESLENLISK; encoded by the coding sequence ATGGAAGTAAAAGTGAACAATTGCACTTTAAGGCTTGTAAAAGGTGATATCACTAAAGAGAGGGTGGATGCTATTGTTAACGCTGCAAACAGGCAGTTGTTGCCTGGTGGTGGAGTTTGCGGCGCAATACACAGGGCAGCAGGGGAGGGGCTTGCAAAAGAGTGCAGGGAGATAGGCTTTTGCGACACAGGAGAAGCTGTTATTACAAATGGATACAATCTTCCTACAAACTATGTTATACACACTGTTGGGCCTGTTTATTCTGGAAGGGAAGAGGATGCAAAATATCTTTCAAATTGCTATAAAAACTCTTTAAAGTTGGCTGTGAAAAACAACTTGAAATCAATTGCTTTTCCCTCAATTTCAACAGGCATCTTTGGTTATCCTGTAAGAGAAGCCTCAAATGTGGCTTTAAAGACAATTATTGATTTTTTAAAGGAAAATGGTAAGCCGGAATTGGTTGAAATGGTTTTATTTTCAAACAATGACTTTAATGTTTACAAAGAATCATTGGAGAATTTAATTTCAAAATAG
- a CDS encoding DUF819 family protein — protein MPQSLLVGITVGISALAFVLEKKTKWGKQISGVVIGMFTMILLANLKIVPEKSSVYDFVYSWIVPIAIPMFLFKANLVSIFKETGKVLIAFILGGIGTIIGAITMFFALGGTKALLKPLGLFSATYIGGTINFVAISELLKIEGDTLAAAVAADNVVMAFLIMGLFFISVSKFFRKFFKFEDRDYLEEIEIEDNGAIYPLDIVYTVSIATVIATVSMFLSTFTKGIPHILISTVITVILATAFPSFFGKIRGSEEIGIFFMYMFFTVVGASANIHTIIQKGLYLFVFAGGTILIHLIFILITGYLFKIPLPEILIASNANIGGPTTACGMAMAKKWEKLVVPSVLVGLFGYVIATILAYNIVQIVGYLIK, from the coding sequence TTGCCTCAATCTCTCCTTGTTGGGATAACAGTTGGAATTTCCGCTTTAGCCTTTGTGTTAGAAAAAAAGACAAAGTGGGGAAAGCAAATATCAGGGGTTGTCATAGGAATGTTTACAATGATACTCCTTGCAAACCTAAAAATAGTTCCTGAAAAAAGCAGTGTTTACGACTTTGTCTATTCCTGGATTGTACCTATTGCAATACCAATGTTTCTATTTAAGGCAAACCTTGTTTCAATATTTAAAGAAACAGGAAAGGTTCTAATTGCCTTTATTTTAGGGGGGATTGGAACAATTATAGGCGCAATAACAATGTTTTTTGCATTAGGCGGCACAAAAGCATTGCTTAAACCTCTCGGGCTTTTCAGCGCAACATACATAGGTGGCACAATAAACTTTGTGGCTATTTCAGAATTACTAAAGATTGAGGGAGATACACTTGCAGCAGCGGTTGCTGCAGACAATGTTGTTATGGCTTTCCTCATTATGGGATTATTTTTCATATCAGTAAGTAAATTTTTTAGAAAATTCTTTAAATTTGAAGACAGAGATTACCTTGAAGAGATTGAAATTGAAGACAATGGTGCAATCTATCCCCTTGACATTGTTTATACTGTATCAATTGCAACAGTTATTGCCACAGTTTCAATGTTTTTAAGCACATTTACAAAGGGAATCCCGCATATTCTAATTTCAACAGTAATTACGGTAATCCTTGCAACAGCATTTCCTTCATTCTTTGGGAAAATTAGAGGCAGCGAAGAAATAGGAATATTCTTTATGTATATGTTTTTCACCGTTGTTGGGGCAAGTGCAAACATTCACACAATTATTCAAAAAGGGCTATACCTTTTTGTATTTGCCGGGGGGACAATTTTAATTCACCTGATTTTTATTTTAATCACAGGATACCTTTTCAAAATTCCCCTTCCTGAAATTCTCATAGCCTCAAACGCAAACATAGGAGGGCCAACAACAGCATGCGGAATGGCAATGGCAAAGAAGTGGGAAAAGTTGGTTGTTCCTTCTGTTTTAGTTGGACTGTTTGGCTATGTTATTGCAACAATTCTTGCATACAACATAGTTCAAATTGTTGGCTATTTAATTAAATAA
- a CDS encoding TrmH family RNA methyltransferase, whose amino-acid sequence MIIYGVNAVKECVKANKKNIEYIYFSRKKLGFEVRGIPVIRKDKNILTKIAKTNEHQGVIAKLKSFEYAKLESVISDKENINLVYLDRVNDPHNLGAAIRVCECAGIDALIIGEKFGAKVSPAVFKTSTGAVCYLPVCLSENIGEDIEFLRRNGFSLYSVENTENAINLNEFTLKTDKNLFIFGSEGEGISKDILKKSTVITIPMKGKINSLNLSTSVAAFLFRVLI is encoded by the coding sequence ATGATAATTTACGGAGTAAACGCAGTAAAAGAATGCGTTAAAGCAAACAAAAAAAACATTGAGTACATTTACTTTTCAAGGAAAAAGTTAGGCTTTGAGGTAAGAGGGATACCTGTAATTAGAAAAGACAAAAACATTTTAACAAAGATTGCAAAAACAAATGAGCATCAGGGTGTTATTGCAAAACTTAAATCCTTTGAATACGCCAAGTTAGAAAGTGTTATTTCTGATAAAGAAAATATAAATCTGGTTTATTTGGACAGGGTCAACGACCCCCACAATTTAGGGGCGGCAATAAGGGTTTGTGAGTGTGCGGGAATTGATGCACTAATAATTGGTGAAAAATTTGGGGCAAAGGTAAGCCCTGCAGTTTTCAAAACCTCCACAGGTGCTGTGTGTTATCTTCCTGTGTGCCTTTCTGAAAATATTGGGGAAGATATTGAATTTTTAAGAAGAAATGGGTTTTCACTCTATTCAGTGGAAAACACAGAAAACGCCATCAACCTCAATGAATTTACCCTAAAAACAGATAAAAACCTCTTTATTTTTGGCAGTGAGGGAGAGGGGATTTCAAAGGATATATTGAAGAAAAGCACGGTAATTACAATCCCTATGAAGGGAAAGATAAACTCATTAAACCTTTCAACTTCGGTTGCAGCCTTTTTGTTCAGGGTATTAATTTAA
- the gltX gene encoding glutamate--tRNA ligase — protein sequence MENKIRVRFAPSPTGHLHVGGARTALFNFLYARKTGGKFILRVEDTDLERSTKESEEMVLNDLRWLNLQWDEGPDIGGDYGPYRQSERLDLYKKYAYQLLEEGKAYRCFCTDEELEEMRKKAEEEKRPPHYDRRCLRLSEKEIKEKLDKGIPYTIRFKVPEKDYVLYDLVRGKVEWKSGVLGDFVILRSNGMPVYNFCVVVDDHLMEISHVIRAEEHLPNTLRQMMLYEALGWKPPKFAHVSLILGKDRSKLSKRHGATSVSQFKKEGYLPEAMTNYLALLGWNDGTDREEFTLKELIEKFSLKRVSKSPAVFDTDKLNWINSLHIKKLSDDKYLELSKEFVLDKYPFLEKAYTEKKDWILKVINMVKKGLTVLKEIPDEVSFLFEYKPWEEKEILELFENDKKQLEASKVIAEKLSELEEITIENLWETVNNVKKEGFKGKYLFHPLRVVVSGKNSGPEIDVLTESLIEGRGIEQVIPIEKRVKLFLEHF from the coding sequence ATGGAAAATAAAATAAGAGTAAGGTTTGCGCCAAGCCCAACAGGGCATTTACATGTAGGGGGCGCAAGGACTGCACTTTTCAATTTCCTTTACGCAAGAAAAACAGGCGGTAAATTTATTTTAAGGGTTGAAGATACAGACTTAGAGCGTTCAACAAAAGAATCTGAAGAGATGGTTTTAAACGATTTAAGATGGTTAAACCTTCAATGGGATGAAGGACCGGATATTGGCGGAGATTACGGCCCTTACAGGCAGAGTGAAAGACTTGATTTATATAAAAAATACGCATATCAACTCCTTGAAGAGGGCAAGGCTTACAGATGCTTTTGCACCGATGAAGAGTTAGAAGAAATGAGAAAAAAGGCTGAAGAGGAAAAAAGGCCTCCCCACTATGACAGAAGGTGTTTGCGCTTAAGCGAGAAGGAAATTAAAGAAAAATTGGATAAGGGAATTCCATACACAATAAGGTTTAAGGTGCCTGAAAAAGATTATGTTCTTTACGATTTGGTAAGGGGAAAGGTTGAGTGGAAAAGCGGTGTTTTGGGAGACTTTGTTATTCTCCGTTCAAACGGTATGCCTGTTTACAACTTCTGCGTTGTTGTGGATGACCACCTTATGGAAATTTCCCATGTAATAAGGGCTGAAGAGCACCTTCCAAATACATTGAGACAGATGATGCTATATGAGGCATTAGGCTGGAAGCCTCCTAAATTTGCCCATGTATCCCTTATTTTAGGAAAAGATAGAAGCAAGTTAAGCAAAAGACACGGTGCAACAAGTGTTTCTCAATTTAAGAAAGAGGGATATTTGCCTGAAGCAATGACAAATTACCTTGCACTTTTAGGCTGGAATGACGGCACAGATAGGGAAGAATTTACTTTAAAAGAGTTAATTGAAAAGTTTTCATTAAAGAGGGTATCAAAATCCCCTGCTGTTTTTGATACAGATAAACTAAACTGGATTAACTCTCTTCATATTAAAAAGTTATCAGATGACAAATACCTTGAATTATCAAAGGAATTTGTACTGGACAAATACCCGTTTCTTGAAAAGGCATACACAGAAAAGAAAGACTGGATTCTTAAAGTGATTAATATGGTTAAAAAGGGGTTAACTGTTTTAAAAGAAATTCCAGATGAAGTTTCATTTCTCTTTGAATACAAGCCGTGGGAAGAAAAAGAGATTTTAGAGTTGTTTGAAAATGATAAAAAACAACTTGAAGCATCAAAGGTTATTGCAGAAAAACTCTCCGAACTTGAAGAAATTACAATTGAAAACCTTTGGGAAACAGTAAACAATGTTAAAAAGGAAGGCTTTAAGGGAAAATATCTATTCCACCCTTTAAGAGTTGTTGTTTCAGGCAAAAATTCAGGCCCTGAAATTGATGTGTTAACTGAATCCCTTATTGAAGGAAGAGGGATTGAACAGGTTATTCCAATTGAAAAAAGGGTTAAACTCTTTTTAGAGCATTTTTAA
- the rpsT gene encoding 30S ribosomal protein S20, giving the protein MANTKSAAKRARQALKRRMRNRMAKSQIRTAMKKIRRWVEENKVEEAKKFLPEAVSLIQRKADKGIIHKNTAARYVSKLTRLINKASANA; this is encoded by the coding sequence ATGGCAAACACAAAATCAGCAGCCAAGAGAGCCAGACAGGCTTTAAAAAGAAGAATGAGAAATAGAATGGCAAAATCCCAGATTAGAACTGCTATGAAAAAAATTAGAAGATGGGTTGAAGAAAATAAGGTTGAAGAAGCAAAAAAATTCTTACCTGAAGCTGTTTCTCTCATTCAGAGAAAGGCTGATAAAGGAATTATTCACAAAAACACTGCAGCAAGGTATGTATCAAAACTTACCAGACTTATCAACAAAGCTTCTGCAAACGCGTAA
- the miaA gene encoding tRNA (adenosine(37)-N6)-dimethylallyltransferase MiaA, producing the protein MDKVVVIVGPTSTGKSDIAIKLAEELNGEIVNADSMQVYRGMDIGTAKPTREDFEKVPHHLFDICDLTERFSAGEYAKRASKTIKEILSRGKLPVVVGGTGLYTQALIFGFFEEDNVDKSAEKSLKKTISIMGTEYLYSFLEKIDPDFAQRINPSDTQRILRGLTFYFSTGRPLSSMWEKTKPLLDNVEFIVIGLKADREKLYEAINLRVDRMITAGLLNEVKTLYSQYSDRELHPFKAIGYRELISYIEGEITLTKAINDIKKNTRRFAKRQMTWFKNKPIKWFEVDPLNKKIPFDEIKDYIKIELAKNKE; encoded by the coding sequence ATGGATAAAGTTGTAGTAATTGTTGGCCCAACATCAACTGGAAAGTCTGACATTGCTATAAAACTTGCGGAAGAGTTAAATGGGGAAATTGTTAATGCAGATTCAATGCAGGTTTATAGGGGTATGGATATAGGAACGGCAAAACCGACAAGGGAAGACTTTGAAAAAGTTCCCCATCACCTTTTTGACATATGCGATTTAACAGAGAGGTTTTCTGCTGGTGAGTATGCCAAAAGGGCTTCTAAAACTATAAAAGAAATATTATCAAGGGGGAAATTGCCTGTTGTTGTAGGAGGGACAGGGCTTTATACGCAGGCTTTAATATTCGGTTTTTTTGAAGAGGATAATGTGGATAAATCTGCAGAAAAGAGTCTAAAAAAGACAATTTCAATTATGGGCACTGAATACCTCTATTCTTTTCTTGAAAAGATTGACCCTGACTTTGCACAAAGGATAAATCCATCGGATACTCAAAGGATTTTAAGGGGGTTAACTTTTTATTTTTCAACAGGCAGGCCTCTTTCTTCAATGTGGGAGAAAACAAAACCCTTGCTTGATAATGTTGAATTTATAGTTATAGGCTTAAAAGCGGATAGAGAAAAACTGTATGAAGCAATAAATTTGAGGGTGGACAGAATGATAACGGCAGGATTGCTAAATGAGGTTAAAACACTTTACTCTCAATATTCTGATAGAGAACTTCACCCTTTTAAAGCAATAGGTTACAGGGAATTAATCTCTTATATAGAGGGGGAGATAACCCTAACAAAAGCAATCAACGACATTAAGAAAAACACAAGAAGGTTTGCTAAAAGGCAGATGACATGGTTTAAAAATAAGCCTATAAAATGGTTTGAGGTTGACCCGTTAAATAAAAAAATACCTTTTGATGAAATCAAAGATTATATTAAAATTGAATTAGCAAAAAATAAGGAGTAA
- the hfq gene encoding RNA chaperone Hfq, with translation MTEKSINIQDDFLNRVRREKLLIHIFLVSGKRLIGKIKSFDKFTILLVNRGVEQLVFKHAIQTILIADKEGMDESGD, from the coding sequence ATGACAGAAAAATCCATTAATATTCAGGATGATTTTTTAAACAGGGTTAGAAGGGAAAAGCTTTTAATTCACATCTTTCTTGTAAGTGGTAAAAGGTTAATAGGCAAGATTAAATCGTTTGACAAGTTTACAATACTTCTGGTAAACAGGGGAGTAGAGCAATTGGTCTTTAAACATGCTATTCAAACAATTTTAATTGCAGATAAGGAAGGTATGGATGAATCTGGAGATTAA
- a CDS encoding Crp/Fnr family transcriptional regulator — MNLEIKIDLLKKVYIFSEVSEKHLKEILIHCKEKRVTKGEIIVSENELGDSMYLILEGEVKVSLMSEEGKEIILSTLRKGDCFGEMSLLDGEPRSANVIALTDTELLELSRESFLNEIVSNKHIAGAILKVLSMRLREANERILGLMSKDVFDRLAEYFQKEASVKGRELIDGSVVFERLPQSEIASIVGSSRETVTRAIKEMVDKGMIIASGKQIILKKNFQNLLIKRHKERYG, encoded by the coding sequence ATGAATCTGGAGATTAAAATTGATTTGTTAAAAAAGGTTTACATCTTTTCCGAGGTTTCAGAAAAGCACCTTAAAGAGATACTTATACATTGTAAAGAAAAAAGAGTGACAAAAGGGGAAATTATAGTCAGTGAAAATGAATTAGGTGATTCAATGTATCTTATACTTGAAGGTGAGGTAAAGGTTAGTTTAATGTCAGAGGAAGGGAAGGAGATTATCCTTTCTACTTTAAGAAAGGGAGACTGTTTTGGGGAGATGAGCCTTCTTGATGGTGAACCTCGTTCTGCAAATGTAATTGCTTTAACCGATACTGAATTGCTTGAGCTTTCAAGGGAGAGTTTTCTTAATGAAATTGTTTCCAATAAACATATTGCAGGTGCTATTTTAAAGGTGTTAAGCATGAGGTTAAGGGAGGCAAATGAAAGAATTTTAGGTTTAATGAGCAAAGATGTTTTTGATAGATTGGCAGAATACTTTCAGAAAGAGGCAAGTGTTAAGGGAAGAGAACTTATAGACGGTAGTGTTGTATTTGAAAGGCTTCCCCAGAGTGAAATTGCTTCAATTGTAGGAAGTTCAAGGGAAACGGTAACAAGGGCTATTAAAGAAATGGTTGATAAAGGGATGATAATTGCTTCAGGGAAGCAGATAATTTTAAAAAAAAACTTTCAAAACCTTTTGATAAAAAGGCATAAGGAAAGATATGGATAA
- a CDS encoding PilZ domain-containing protein, producing MDNFKNKLELKQLKIPISIEYSLDQDVEILPVSFLSMRGMFAETTIDYPIGANVVVRFYLPQFDKVVEAVGEIVEKVKEGVEETGKWNVPGIFIKFKAINTEDREYLESFLKENAI from the coding sequence ATGGATAATTTTAAAAATAAATTAGAACTTAAACAATTGAAGATTCCTATTTCTATTGAGTATTCACTTGACCAGGATGTTGAAATTTTGCCTGTTTCTTTTTTAAGCATGAGAGGAATGTTTGCTGAAACAACAATAGATTATCCAATAGGGGCAAATGTTGTTGTTCGTTTTTATTTACCTCAATTTGATAAAGTTGTTGAAGCTGTAGGTGAAATTGTTGAAAAGGTTAAGGAAGGAGTGGAAGAAACAGGGAAGTGGAATGTGCCAGGAATTTTTATAAAGTTTAAAGCTATAAACACAGAAGATAGAGAATATCTTGAATCTTTTTTAAAAGAAAATGCTATTTAA